A part of Oncorhynchus masou masou isolate Uvic2021 chromosome 21, UVic_Omas_1.1, whole genome shotgun sequence genomic DNA contains:
- the LOC135507750 gene encoding uncharacterized protein LOC135507750 isoform X1, with protein MKMCFVVCVLSTVVVSCSGENSRFEKSFNYSPGMMQVLRETLTDLSEEAHSYLVHLLGARSVENAQKNPQLFYQCFFQVVKYLAEAAASGANVVMKYLSQFLVAAGVDVEMPVNSITPDAVVYIGQWLLLALIGYWLLSLAFRLVASTLRRFLWLLKLGVVLGLFCLILSDSSAGTETTALRLAGLVSVCVLLGIGHSGTGGDNTYLEDQLRVLERRVREMERRKEK; from the exons atgaaaatgtgttTCGTCGTGTGTGTGCTGAGCACGGTGGTAGTTTCTTGTTCGGGAGAAAATAGTCGTTTCGAGAAGTCATTCAACTATTCCCCGGGAATGATGCAAGTCCTCCGGGAGACGCTCACGGATTTGTCCGAGGAGGCGCACAGTTATCTGGTCCACCTTCTCGGGGCAAGGTCCGTTGAAAATGCACAGAAG AACCCTCAACTCTTCTATCAGTGTTTCTTTCAGGTGGTCAAGTATCTGGCTGAGGCAGCGGCCAGTGGAGCGAATGTGGTTATGAAGTACCTCTCCCAGTTCCTGGTGGCAGCAGGTGTTGATG ttgaAATGCCTGTTAACAGTATCACCCCAGATGCTGTAGTCTATATCGGTCAGTGGCTTCTGCTGGCTCTCATTGGCTACTGGCTGCTGTCCCTGGCCTTCCGATTGGTGGCGTCCACTCTGAGGCGGTTCCTGTGGCTACTGAAGCTGGGTGTGGTTTTAGGATTgttttgcctgatcctaagtGACAGCAGTGCTGGAACGGAGACTACGGCGCTGCGATTGGCTGGCCTGGTGAGCGTCTGCGTCCTATTGGGTATCGGACATTCTGGCACCGGGGGCGacaacacctacctggaggaTCAATTGAGGGTGCTCGAGAGACGagtgagagaaatggagaggaggaaagagaagtga
- the LOC135507749 gene encoding uncharacterized protein LOC135507749 isoform X1, whose amino-acid sequence MMMWSLWILLGTVLIVDGYVVPDLHKRLSHGHQLKIYLPKSAEKLEFTPAAEPLKTYLYWDRGSRATRGKVSGTGTDRSWYLDKVTYKDQGTYVQRDYWNKEISSLKVAVTTKREYTKCVVGEALHISLEGIDQADATLSFSGANVNVTLVHDGAVVAQDLPDYWNRVKTLSTKISIQNVNTSDVGYYTLKDRRDRVVAIVRMELTDKHEKEAGNPLMALLLLLGIPAGICFCCRKRIFKNKSPDTTTIQLDNPETLHPPPGYNMPGGGVSPGPGGPGGYPQVYPPPNPGMPGQPQWTGPPPQPCFNPGYPSQDPLYPPAQPPQWNGPPPNQPQYNPGAPPMGYAPVMYSAPSGNEAIKMENMSPADPLLAHPPPQVPPPTSEALHSTDRASQFNIDTGKNAPTNFL is encoded by the exons ATG ATGATGTGGAGTCTTTGGATCCTGCTGGGCACTGTTCTCATTGTGG ATGGCTACGTGGTGCCCGACCTGCACAAGCGTCTGTCCCACGGGCATCAGCTGAAGATCTACCTCCCGAAGAGCGCTGAGAAGCTGGAGTTCACCCCCGCTGCAGAGCCCCTGAAGACGTACCTGTACTGGGACCGTGGATCCCGGGCCACCAGAGGAAAGGTGTCTGGGACAGGAACCGACAGGAGCTGGTATCTGGACAAA GTGACTTACAAGGACCAGGGGACCTATGTCCAGAGAGACTACTGGAACAAGGAGATCTCCTCGCTCAAAGTGGCTGTGACCA CCAAGCGTGAGTACACAAAGTGCGTGGTGGGCGAGGCACTCCACATCTCATTGGAGGGCATCGACCAGGCCGATGCCACGCTCTCCTTCTCGGGCGCCAACGTCAACGTCACCCTGGTGCATGATGGGGCAGTGGTGGCCCAGGACCTCCCTGACTACTGGAACCGGGTCAAGACCCTTTCCACCAAGATCAGCATCCAGAACGTCAACACCTCGGACGTGGGCTACTACACACTGAAGGACAGGCGAGACCGGGTGGTCGCCATCGTCAGGATGGAACTCACAG aCAAACATGAGAAGGAAGCAGGCAACCCCCTCAtggccctcctcctcctgcttggTATCCCCGCCGGTATCTGCTTCTGTTGCCGGAAGAGGATCTTCAAGAACAAATCCCCCGACACCACCACCATCCAACTGGACAACCCCGAGACTCTGCACCCCCCTCCCGGCTACAACATGCCTGGAGGAGGGGTGTCCCCTGGACCTGGTGGGCCG GGAGGTTACCCTCAGGTTTACCCTCCCCCCAACCCTGGGATGCCTGGCCAGCCTCAATGGACCGGACCCCCACCTCAACCA TGCTTCAACCCAGGCTACCCCTCCCAAGACCCTTTGTACCCCCCTGCCCAGCCCCCACAGTggaatggcccaccacccaacCAGCCACAGTACAACCCTGGTGCTCCTCCGATG GGGTATGCGCCGGTGATGTACAGCGCCCCCTCAGGGAATGAGGCGATAAAGATGGAGAACATGTCTCCTGCTGATCCCCTCCTTGCCCATCCACCACCCCAG GTCCCCCCGCCTACCTCTGAAGCTCTGCACTCCACAGACAGAGCCTCCCAGTTCAACATCGACACAGGAAAAAACGCCCCCACCAACTTCCTGTAG
- the LOC135507748 gene encoding vacuolar protein sorting-associated protein 37C-like isoform X2 encodes MDKLQDLSQSELEDLLDNTERVESMALESDEIQNIQLEREMALASNRNLAEQNLDMKPRLERQREHLVERYSELEGVRETYRQHCDQKDGIMGQVSPEGLFSRLQTEGASTETESESLADEFLDGQLSLDSFLDRFLSLRSLAHKRRVRIEKLQEILRQKKETAAVDAGSMTSQTSANQDPATTQSSPWNHHHQAPQQQQPQQNSNPNNHSSFQNPSSQNGPGSALPYTPYPVSPPNPAATSAGPGPSIPPGQFPPYPSPGSPFTSAASYSARPAFGPPANACPYPTQPTFPGVPGSGSAFGQYNAPYPSAYPYGGIEGYSYPTGPALPNSQSPTGRPLYRPGFGVPQPYS; translated from the exons ATGGACAAGCTTCAGGACCTCAGCCAATCCGAGTTGGAGGATTTGCTGGACAATACAGAGCGGGTGGAGTCCATGGCATTGGAATCTGATGAG ATTCAGAACATCCAGCTGGAGAGGGAGATGGCACTGGCCTCCAACCGTAACCTGGCAGAACAGAACCTGGACATGAAGCCTcgcctggagagacagagagaacatctAGTGGAGAGATACTCTGAActggagggagtcagagagacctacagacaacACTGTGACCAGAAAG atgGCATCATGGGGCAGGTATCACCAGAGGGGTTGTTCTCCAGACTCCAGACAGAGGGCGCCAGCACAGAGACTGAGTCAGAG AGTCTGGCAGATGAGTTTCTGGATGGCCAGCTGTCTCTGGACTCGTTCCTTGACCGCTtcctctccctccgctccctCGCTCACAAAAGACGAGTGCGGATAGAGAAACTGCAGGAGATCCTGCGCCAGAAGAAGGAGACAGCCGCCGTTGACGCCGGCTCCATGACATCACAAACAAGCGCCAATCAGGACCCAGCGACAACACAGTCATCGCCATGGAATCATCATCATCAAGCTCCTCAGCAACAACAACCGCAGCAGAATTCCAATCCCAACAATCACTCTAGCTTCCAAAACCCCTCCTCTCAAAATGGCCCTGGCTCCGCCCTACCTTACACCCCttaccctgtctcccctcctaacCCGGCAGCCACTTCCGCAGGACCAGGCCCGTCCATTCCCCCAGGTCAATTTCCTCCCTATCCCAGCCCCGGCTCACCTTTCACCTCAGCGGCGAGCTACTCAGCCCGTCCCGCTTTCGGGCCTCCGGCCAATGCCTGCCCGTACCCCACCCAGCCCACGTTCCCTGGCGTCCCCGGCTCAGGGTCTGCGTTCGGGCAGTACAACGCCCCCTACCCTTCTGCGTACCCTTACGGCGGGATTGAGGGGTATAGCTACCCCACGGGCCCTGCTCTGCCCAACTCTCAGTCCCCCACAGGCAGGCCGTTGTACAGGCCCGGGTTTGGAGTGCCACAGCCCTACTCCTGA
- the LOC135507748 gene encoding vacuolar protein sorting-associated protein 37C-like isoform X1 — MKIANGGLSSKLTVTLTAHFSLHVIDSSPCKSMDKLQDLSQSELEDLLDNTERVESMALESDEIQNIQLEREMALASNRNLAEQNLDMKPRLERQREHLVERYSELEGVRETYRQHCDQKDGIMGQVSPEGLFSRLQTEGASTETESESLADEFLDGQLSLDSFLDRFLSLRSLAHKRRVRIEKLQEILRQKKETAAVDAGSMTSQTSANQDPATTQSSPWNHHHQAPQQQQPQQNSNPNNHSSFQNPSSQNGPGSALPYTPYPVSPPNPAATSAGPGPSIPPGQFPPYPSPGSPFTSAASYSARPAFGPPANACPYPTQPTFPGVPGSGSAFGQYNAPYPSAYPYGGIEGYSYPTGPALPNSQSPTGRPLYRPGFGVPQPYS, encoded by the exons ATGAAGATCGCGAACGGTGGGCTTTCCTCAAAGTTGACG gtgacattgacagctcactttTCCCTCCATGTGATTGACAGCAGTCCTTGCAAATCAATGGACAAGCTTCAGGACCTCAGCCAATCCGAGTTGGAGGATTTGCTGGACAATACAGAGCGGGTGGAGTCCATGGCATTGGAATCTGATGAG ATTCAGAACATCCAGCTGGAGAGGGAGATGGCACTGGCCTCCAACCGTAACCTGGCAGAACAGAACCTGGACATGAAGCCTcgcctggagagacagagagaacatctAGTGGAGAGATACTCTGAActggagggagtcagagagacctacagacaacACTGTGACCAGAAAG atgGCATCATGGGGCAGGTATCACCAGAGGGGTTGTTCTCCAGACTCCAGACAGAGGGCGCCAGCACAGAGACTGAGTCAGAG AGTCTGGCAGATGAGTTTCTGGATGGCCAGCTGTCTCTGGACTCGTTCCTTGACCGCTtcctctccctccgctccctCGCTCACAAAAGACGAGTGCGGATAGAGAAACTGCAGGAGATCCTGCGCCAGAAGAAGGAGACAGCCGCCGTTGACGCCGGCTCCATGACATCACAAACAAGCGCCAATCAGGACCCAGCGACAACACAGTCATCGCCATGGAATCATCATCATCAAGCTCCTCAGCAACAACAACCGCAGCAGAATTCCAATCCCAACAATCACTCTAGCTTCCAAAACCCCTCCTCTCAAAATGGCCCTGGCTCCGCCCTACCTTACACCCCttaccctgtctcccctcctaacCCGGCAGCCACTTCCGCAGGACCAGGCCCGTCCATTCCCCCAGGTCAATTTCCTCCCTATCCCAGCCCCGGCTCACCTTTCACCTCAGCGGCGAGCTACTCAGCCCGTCCCGCTTTCGGGCCTCCGGCCAATGCCTGCCCGTACCCCACCCAGCCCACGTTCCCTGGCGTCCCCGGCTCAGGGTCTGCGTTCGGGCAGTACAACGCCCCCTACCCTTCTGCGTACCCTTACGGCGGGATTGAGGGGTATAGCTACCCCACGGGCCCTGCTCTGCCCAACTCTCAGTCCCCCACAGGCAGGCCGTTGTACAGGCCCGGGTTTGGAGTGCCACAGCCCTACTCCTGA
- the LOC135507750 gene encoding voltage-gated monoatomic cation channel TMEM109-like isoform X2, with translation MKMCFVVCVLSTVVVSCSGENSRFEKSFNYSPGMMQVLRETLTDLSEEAHSYLVHLLGARSVENAQKCFFQVVKYLAEAAASGANVVMKYLSQFLVAAGVDVEMPVNSITPDAVVYIGQWLLLALIGYWLLSLAFRLVASTLRRFLWLLKLGVVLGLFCLILSDSSAGTETTALRLAGLVSVCVLLGIGHSGTGGDNTYLEDQLRVLERRVREMERRKEK, from the exons atgaaaatgtgttTCGTCGTGTGTGTGCTGAGCACGGTGGTAGTTTCTTGTTCGGGAGAAAATAGTCGTTTCGAGAAGTCATTCAACTATTCCCCGGGAATGATGCAAGTCCTCCGGGAGACGCTCACGGATTTGTCCGAGGAGGCGCACAGTTATCTGGTCCACCTTCTCGGGGCAAGGTCCGTTGAAAATGCACAGAAG TGTTTCTTTCAGGTGGTCAAGTATCTGGCTGAGGCAGCGGCCAGTGGAGCGAATGTGGTTATGAAGTACCTCTCCCAGTTCCTGGTGGCAGCAGGTGTTGATG ttgaAATGCCTGTTAACAGTATCACCCCAGATGCTGTAGTCTATATCGGTCAGTGGCTTCTGCTGGCTCTCATTGGCTACTGGCTGCTGTCCCTGGCCTTCCGATTGGTGGCGTCCACTCTGAGGCGGTTCCTGTGGCTACTGAAGCTGGGTGTGGTTTTAGGATTgttttgcctgatcctaagtGACAGCAGTGCTGGAACGGAGACTACGGCGCTGCGATTGGCTGGCCTGGTGAGCGTCTGCGTCCTATTGGGTATCGGACATTCTGGCACCGGGGGCGacaacacctacctggaggaTCAATTGAGGGTGCTCGAGAGACGagtgagagaaatggagaggaggaaagagaagtga
- the LOC135507749 gene encoding uncharacterized protein LOC135507749 isoform X2: protein MMWSLWILLGTVLIVDGYVVPDLHKRLSHGHQLKIYLPKSAEKLEFTPAAEPLKTYLYWDRGSRATRGKVSGTGTDRSWYLDKVTYKDQGTYVQRDYWNKEISSLKVAVTTKREYTKCVVGEALHISLEGIDQADATLSFSGANVNVTLVHDGAVVAQDLPDYWNRVKTLSTKISIQNVNTSDVGYYTLKDRRDRVVAIVRMELTDKHEKEAGNPLMALLLLLGIPAGICFCCRKRIFKNKSPDTTTIQLDNPETLHPPPGYNMPGGGVSPGPGGPGGYPQVYPPPNPGMPGQPQWTGPPPQPCFNPGYPSQDPLYPPAQPPQWNGPPPNQPQYNPGAPPMGYAPVMYSAPSGNEAIKMENMSPADPLLAHPPPQVPPPTSEALHSTDRASQFNIDTGKNAPTNFL, encoded by the exons ATGATGTGGAGTCTTTGGATCCTGCTGGGCACTGTTCTCATTGTGG ATGGCTACGTGGTGCCCGACCTGCACAAGCGTCTGTCCCACGGGCATCAGCTGAAGATCTACCTCCCGAAGAGCGCTGAGAAGCTGGAGTTCACCCCCGCTGCAGAGCCCCTGAAGACGTACCTGTACTGGGACCGTGGATCCCGGGCCACCAGAGGAAAGGTGTCTGGGACAGGAACCGACAGGAGCTGGTATCTGGACAAA GTGACTTACAAGGACCAGGGGACCTATGTCCAGAGAGACTACTGGAACAAGGAGATCTCCTCGCTCAAAGTGGCTGTGACCA CCAAGCGTGAGTACACAAAGTGCGTGGTGGGCGAGGCACTCCACATCTCATTGGAGGGCATCGACCAGGCCGATGCCACGCTCTCCTTCTCGGGCGCCAACGTCAACGTCACCCTGGTGCATGATGGGGCAGTGGTGGCCCAGGACCTCCCTGACTACTGGAACCGGGTCAAGACCCTTTCCACCAAGATCAGCATCCAGAACGTCAACACCTCGGACGTGGGCTACTACACACTGAAGGACAGGCGAGACCGGGTGGTCGCCATCGTCAGGATGGAACTCACAG aCAAACATGAGAAGGAAGCAGGCAACCCCCTCAtggccctcctcctcctgcttggTATCCCCGCCGGTATCTGCTTCTGTTGCCGGAAGAGGATCTTCAAGAACAAATCCCCCGACACCACCACCATCCAACTGGACAACCCCGAGACTCTGCACCCCCCTCCCGGCTACAACATGCCTGGAGGAGGGGTGTCCCCTGGACCTGGTGGGCCG GGAGGTTACCCTCAGGTTTACCCTCCCCCCAACCCTGGGATGCCTGGCCAGCCTCAATGGACCGGACCCCCACCTCAACCA TGCTTCAACCCAGGCTACCCCTCCCAAGACCCTTTGTACCCCCCTGCCCAGCCCCCACAGTggaatggcccaccacccaacCAGCCACAGTACAACCCTGGTGCTCCTCCGATG GGGTATGCGCCGGTGATGTACAGCGCCCCCTCAGGGAATGAGGCGATAAAGATGGAGAACATGTCTCCTGCTGATCCCCTCCTTGCCCATCCACCACCCCAG GTCCCCCCGCCTACCTCTGAAGCTCTGCACTCCACAGACAGAGCCTCCCAGTTCAACATCGACACAGGAAAAAACGCCCCCACCAACTTCCTGTAG
- the LOC135507750 gene encoding voltage-gated monoatomic cation channel TMEM109-like isoform X3, with product MKMCFVVCVLSTVVVSCSGENSRFEKSFNYSPGMMQVLRETLTDLSEEAHSYLVHLLGARSVENAQKVVKYLAEAAASGANVVMKYLSQFLVAAGVDVEMPVNSITPDAVVYIGQWLLLALIGYWLLSLAFRLVASTLRRFLWLLKLGVVLGLFCLILSDSSAGTETTALRLAGLVSVCVLLGIGHSGTGGDNTYLEDQLRVLERRVREMERRKEK from the exons atgaaaatgtgttTCGTCGTGTGTGTGCTGAGCACGGTGGTAGTTTCTTGTTCGGGAGAAAATAGTCGTTTCGAGAAGTCATTCAACTATTCCCCGGGAATGATGCAAGTCCTCCGGGAGACGCTCACGGATTTGTCCGAGGAGGCGCACAGTTATCTGGTCCACCTTCTCGGGGCAAGGTCCGTTGAAAATGCACAGAAG GTGGTCAAGTATCTGGCTGAGGCAGCGGCCAGTGGAGCGAATGTGGTTATGAAGTACCTCTCCCAGTTCCTGGTGGCAGCAGGTGTTGATG ttgaAATGCCTGTTAACAGTATCACCCCAGATGCTGTAGTCTATATCGGTCAGTGGCTTCTGCTGGCTCTCATTGGCTACTGGCTGCTGTCCCTGGCCTTCCGATTGGTGGCGTCCACTCTGAGGCGGTTCCTGTGGCTACTGAAGCTGGGTGTGGTTTTAGGATTgttttgcctgatcctaagtGACAGCAGTGCTGGAACGGAGACTACGGCGCTGCGATTGGCTGGCCTGGTGAGCGTCTGCGTCCTATTGGGTATCGGACATTCTGGCACCGGGGGCGacaacacctacctggaggaTCAATTGAGGGTGCTCGAGAGACGagtgagagaaatggagaggaggaaagagaagtga